One Streptomyces sp. R28 DNA window includes the following coding sequences:
- a CDS encoding dynamin family protein, with product MMPLEEARDELKHLLARCEQWLRTVDEVSELLPDALDLQRDVERMEALRTRALSTMLKVALLGRQSSGKSFLISGLQGGLEYLPFIDEDGEPSDEYRGILPSSASPTTACPSTVIPVGDDPSVDAGGRGLLRVKFKGKPDWVEIGTDLHRAEVAAYAADDGNKTDRRSEHVNEHVERIELLISKARLPIKLFDLPGSESEDEERDEIMYEAWKEADCFVYVSQATEALTANELRLIRDLYAHAVPAKKRVLWVLSGIDRAAQREHGQAAWKGVLAKNDQYLQERYPRSEGFIGRGFLPVSAALEAKAEHEEANGRDGSTLRRRSRMGDLRERLQELLESGAGHKHLKLIGDEAGWVVRDRRRTLADLLDAHRMTVDKLEVERDLLRAQLEGMDASLARMRAELNDELDRRIRKAQRPFGGLSDELHRGLDALIDAGNLSAEHVNEVGVRHVQIFNEWMTAPQGPGTLWEHERAALDESARLFLGSEFGEETGSQLVGPEPLDLDAISLQSDGDNPWRAYGMFQAAANTLGVASPLAGGAVWLTTSLSLATIAVPVGAAILAAIGIARITDVLKERESKIQQARQERKEMIDEQTKEARAGFEEMVRNDGRRVIDAAEEYHHRHRSRLRATLEEIVQRINADDTARSREIVARLTPVEERGQAIATDIQDLLDRNRTD from the coding sequence ATGATGCCGCTGGAGGAAGCCCGGGACGAGTTGAAGCACCTGCTGGCCCGTTGTGAGCAGTGGCTGCGCACGGTTGACGAGGTGTCGGAACTGCTTCCCGACGCCCTCGACCTGCAGAGGGACGTCGAACGCATGGAGGCCCTGCGCACCCGGGCCCTGTCGACCATGCTCAAGGTGGCGCTGCTGGGACGGCAGTCCTCCGGCAAGAGCTTCCTGATCAGCGGCCTCCAAGGCGGCCTGGAATACCTCCCGTTCATCGACGAGGACGGCGAGCCGTCGGACGAGTACCGCGGCATCCTCCCGTCGTCGGCGAGCCCGACCACCGCCTGCCCCTCGACGGTCATCCCGGTGGGAGACGATCCCTCGGTCGACGCCGGCGGCCGGGGGCTGCTGCGGGTCAAGTTCAAGGGGAAGCCCGACTGGGTGGAGATCGGCACAGATCTGCACCGCGCCGAAGTCGCCGCCTACGCGGCGGACGACGGCAACAAGACCGACCGCCGCTCGGAGCACGTCAACGAGCATGTCGAGCGGATCGAGTTGCTCATCTCGAAGGCCCGCCTGCCGATCAAGCTCTTCGACCTGCCCGGCTCGGAGTCCGAGGACGAGGAGCGCGACGAGATCATGTACGAGGCCTGGAAGGAGGCCGACTGCTTCGTCTACGTCAGCCAGGCCACCGAGGCCCTCACCGCCAACGAACTGCGCCTGATCCGGGATCTGTACGCCCACGCCGTACCGGCCAAGAAGCGGGTTCTGTGGGTCCTCTCCGGGATAGACCGGGCCGCGCAGCGCGAGCACGGCCAGGCGGCCTGGAAGGGCGTGCTGGCCAAGAACGACCAGTATCTGCAGGAGCGTTACCCCAGGTCCGAGGGCTTCATCGGGAGGGGCTTCCTGCCCGTCTCGGCGGCTTTGGAGGCCAAGGCCGAGCACGAGGAGGCCAACGGCAGGGACGGAAGCACGCTCAGACGGCGCAGCCGCATGGGCGATCTGCGCGAACGCCTCCAGGAGCTGCTCGAGTCCGGTGCCGGGCACAAGCATCTGAAGCTGATCGGGGACGAGGCGGGCTGGGTCGTCCGGGACCGGCGGCGCACCCTCGCCGACCTGCTCGACGCCCACCGTATGACCGTGGACAAGCTGGAGGTGGAGCGCGATCTCCTGCGCGCACAACTGGAGGGCATGGACGCCTCCCTCGCGCGGATGCGGGCGGAGCTGAACGACGAACTCGACCGCAGGATCCGCAAGGCCCAACGGCCGTTCGGCGGCCTGTCGGACGAACTGCACCGAGGCCTGGACGCGTTGATCGACGCCGGCAACCTGAGCGCCGAGCACGTCAACGAGGTCGGCGTCCGTCATGTCCAGATCTTCAACGAGTGGATGACGGCGCCCCAAGGACCCGGCACGCTCTGGGAGCACGAACGCGCGGCACTCGACGAAAGTGCCCGGCTGTTCCTGGGGTCGGAGTTCGGTGAGGAGACCGGGTCCCAGCTGGTCGGACCCGAGCCGCTCGACCTCGACGCCATCTCGCTGCAGTCGGACGGGGACAACCCCTGGCGGGCGTACGGCATGTTCCAGGCGGCAGCGAACACCCTCGGCGTCGCCAGCCCTCTCGCCGGCGGTGCGGTCTGGCTGACGACCAGCCTGAGTCTCGCCACGATCGCCGTCCCGGTGGGAGCGGCCATCCTCGCCGCCATCGGCATCGCCAGGATCACGGACGTCCTCAAGGAGCGGGAGTCCAAGATCCAGCAGGCCCGTCAGGAGCGCAAGGAGATGATCGACGAACAGACGAAGGAGGCCCGCGCCGGCTTCGAGGAGATGGTGCGCAACGACGGCCGGCGCGTGATCGACGCGGCCGAGGAGTACCACCACCGGCACAGGTCCCGCCTGCGCGCGACGCTGGAGGAGATCGTGCAGCGCATCAACGCGGACGACACCGCACGAAGTCGCGAGATCGTCGCCCGTCTGACGCCGGTCGAGGAACGCGGCCAGGCCATCGCCACCGACATCCAGGACCTGCTCGACCGCAACAGAACGGACTGA
- the mmsB gene encoding multiple monosaccharide ABC transporter permease encodes MSTDVTAKTPAPAPPGKSGGAAGGGLLQLVMDGMRRNMRQYGMLFALGLIVVLFAVWTDGDLLLPRNVSNLVLQNSYILILAIGMMLVIIAGHIDLSVGSLTAFIGSMAAVFMVKNDLPWPVAVILCLAMGALAGAAQGFFIAYAGIPSFIVTLAGMLIFRGLTEIFLEGQTLGPFPEGLQKVANGFLPEVGPNTNYHNLTLLLGFAMIAFVVFQEFRDRRRQQEFDLDVPPFNLFLLKLVALGAAILTLTMLLASYKGAPIVLLVLGVLLVGFGYVMRNAIIGRHIYAIGGNLPAAKLSGVKDKKVTFLVFLNMGMLAALAGLVFAARFNAASPKAGLNFELEAIAASFIGGASMSGGVGTVLGAIIGGLVLGVLNNGMNLVGIGTDWQQVIKGLVLLAAVGFDVWNKRKVGS; translated from the coding sequence ATGAGCACGGATGTGACCGCCAAGACCCCGGCCCCCGCGCCGCCGGGCAAGAGCGGAGGGGCCGCGGGCGGCGGTCTGCTCCAGCTGGTGATGGACGGTATGCGCCGCAACATGCGGCAGTACGGCATGCTGTTCGCCCTCGGCCTGATCGTGGTGCTGTTCGCCGTATGGACCGACGGCGACCTGCTGCTGCCGCGCAACGTCTCCAACCTGGTGCTGCAGAACAGCTACATCCTGATCCTCGCGATCGGCATGATGCTGGTCATCATCGCGGGCCACATCGACCTGTCGGTGGGATCGCTGACAGCGTTCATCGGCTCGATGGCCGCCGTCTTCATGGTCAAGAACGATCTGCCATGGCCGGTCGCCGTCATCCTCTGCCTCGCCATGGGTGCCCTCGCCGGCGCGGCACAAGGGTTCTTCATCGCGTACGCCGGCATACCATCCTTCATCGTGACCCTCGCGGGCATGCTGATCTTCCGCGGTCTGACGGAGATCTTCCTGGAGGGCCAGACCCTCGGCCCGTTCCCCGAGGGGCTGCAGAAGGTCGCCAACGGCTTCCTGCCCGAGGTCGGCCCGAACACCAACTACCACAACCTCACTCTTCTGCTCGGCTTCGCGATGATCGCGTTCGTGGTCTTCCAGGAGTTCCGTGACCGCCGCCGACAGCAGGAGTTCGACCTCGACGTCCCGCCGTTCAACCTGTTCCTGCTGAAGCTGGTCGCACTCGGCGCCGCCATCCTCACGCTGACGATGCTGCTGGCCAGCTACAAGGGCGCCCCGATCGTGCTGCTCGTCCTGGGCGTGCTGCTCGTCGGCTTCGGCTACGTCATGCGCAACGCGATCATCGGCCGCCACATCTACGCGATCGGCGGCAACCTGCCCGCGGCCAAGCTGTCGGGTGTGAAGGACAAGAAGGTCACCTTCCTGGTCTTCCTGAACATGGGCATGCTCGCGGCCCTGGCGGGTCTGGTCTTCGCCGCCCGCTTCAACGCGGCCTCGCCCAAGGCCGGCCTCAACTTCGAGCTGGAGGCGATCGCGGCCTCGTTCATCGGCGGCGCGTCGATGAGCGGCGGTGTCGGCACCGTCCTCGGCGCGATCATCGGTGGTCTCGTCCTGGGCGTGCTGAACAACGGCATGAACCTCGTCGGCATCGGCACCGACTGGCAGCAGGTCATCAAGGGCCTGGTGCTGCTGGCGGCGGTCGGGTTCGACGTGTGGAACAAGCGCAAGGTCGGTTCGTAA
- a CDS encoding family 43 glycosylhydrolase — MARRLLTLLAALLLAFSIGQPSASAASFANPVKTQKGADPWISYYNGNYYMVTTSWTDVITMRKSTTLAGLATAPSVQVWKGDAASRCCNIWAPEIHFINGRWYLYYVAGQNVSDYNPTQRTHVLESAGSDPMGPYTYKNQLNSAWMLDPNVATINGRLYLFGSASGGTQNLVAARMSNPYTLATGFSTISTPTYDWERNGTVNEGPEILQRGGKTFLIYSASGCWTPDYKLGQLTLTGSDPLSASSWTKKSTPVFQRSDANGVYGPGHNGFFTSPDGTENWIVYHANDSASDGCDNGRTTRAQKFTWNSDGSPNLGTPVRLGASLTGPSGEPSSTSTTYTIVNRNSGKCLDVAGSSTADGANVQQWTCGGGNNQKWRLEDLGDDTHRLVNVASGKVLDTENCSSADGADLRQWSWLNNTCQRFRFIATDSGYVQIANQATGKVADVTNCGTADGADVRQWSWLGNTCQQWRLNPA, encoded by the coding sequence ATGGCCCGTCGCCTACTGACCCTGTTGGCGGCGCTGCTGCTGGCCTTCTCGATCGGGCAGCCGTCCGCGAGCGCGGCCTCCTTCGCGAACCCGGTCAAGACCCAGAAGGGCGCCGACCCCTGGATCTCGTACTACAACGGCAACTACTACATGGTGACGACGAGTTGGACCGACGTCATCACCATGCGCAAGTCCACCACCCTCGCCGGCCTCGCCACCGCGCCCAGCGTGCAGGTGTGGAAGGGTGACGCGGCCAGCCGCTGCTGCAACATCTGGGCGCCCGAGATCCACTTCATCAACGGCCGCTGGTACCTGTACTACGTCGCCGGCCAGAACGTCTCCGACTACAACCCGACGCAGCGCACGCACGTGCTGGAGAGTGCCGGGTCCGACCCCATGGGTCCGTACACCTACAAGAACCAGCTCAACTCGGCCTGGATGCTCGACCCGAACGTGGCCACCATCAACGGCCGGCTCTACCTCTTCGGCAGCGCCAGCGGTGGCACACAGAACCTGGTCGCGGCCCGGATGTCGAACCCGTACACCCTCGCCACCGGCTTCTCCACCATCTCCACGCCGACCTACGACTGGGAGCGCAACGGCACGGTCAACGAGGGACCGGAGATCCTCCAGCGTGGCGGGAAGACCTTCCTCATCTACTCGGCCAGCGGCTGCTGGACGCCCGACTACAAGCTCGGGCAGCTGACCTTGACCGGATCCGACCCCCTGTCGGCCTCCTCCTGGACCAAGAAGTCCACGCCGGTCTTCCAGCGCAGTGACGCCAACGGCGTGTACGGGCCCGGACACAACGGCTTCTTCACGTCCCCCGACGGCACCGAGAACTGGATCGTCTACCACGCCAACGACAGCGCGAGCGACGGCTGCGACAACGGCCGTACGACCCGGGCGCAGAAGTTCACCTGGAACTCCGACGGCAGCCCGAACCTCGGCACCCCCGTCCGCCTCGGCGCCTCCCTCACCGGTCCCTCCGGGGAGCCGTCCAGCACCTCCACGACGTACACGATCGTCAACCGCAACAGCGGCAAGTGCCTTGATGTGGCCGGGAGTTCGACCGCCGACGGGGCCAACGTCCAGCAGTGGACGTGCGGCGGCGGCAACAACCAGAAATGGCGTCTGGAGGACCTGGGGGATGACACCCACCGCCTGGTCAACGTCGCCAGCGGCAAGGTTCTCGACACGGAGAACTGCTCGTCCGCCGACGGCGCCGACCTGCGCCAGTGGTCCTGGCTGAACAACACCTGCCAGCGCTTCCGCTTCATCGCCACGGACAGCGGCTACGTCCAGATCGCCAACCAGGCCACCGGAAAGGTCGCCGACGTGACGAACTGCGGAACGGCGGACGGGGCGGACGTACGCCAGTGGAGCTGGCTGGGCAACACCTGCCAGCAGTGGCGCTTGAACCCGGCGTAG
- a CDS encoding histidinol-phosphate transaminase — protein MADNVTSLFRSTAAHSPSMAALTREGGDGAGPVDFCIPCNPYFPTPEMFQDMGARLRDIITYYPSSADTITAELCSLLQLPPQCVAMGNGSTELITWIDHLMVRESLAIPVPTFGRWTDQPMETGKRVDMFPLQESSGFALDLAQYAEFIRARGTRVAVICNPNNPDGGYLHKHALVQFMDAMADLDLVIIDESFLEFADAEQDPSVVQEAMLRPNVIVLRSLGKNFGLHGIRFGYLVANPALAGMVRTMLPKWNLNAFAEHVVFMLKNHGAEYAQSLHQVRRDRLDMASQLSALPGLTVYPSQGNFLFVRLPVGAEGTVVRDRMLTEHRILVRECGNKIGSSSRFLRLVVRPQVDVRRLVSGLEQVLYGTRRGAAVPELGTGTNYSSGTAAVDRLVSSTNGAGMQGLAAQAMGMGAGMPAAAQPQAAPPGTGMPMPAPAPVAPMPAPAPVAPMPAPAPVAPMPAPAPLAPAPMPAPAPPAPAPMPFPSPVAPAAAAAAAMPGPTPPGVPARGGLTAAQVRGTTGPGLTPAPATGWPNSQSWPNAAGMGQVG, from the coding sequence ATGGCCGACAACGTCACCTCGCTGTTCCGCAGCACCGCGGCACACAGCCCGTCGATGGCGGCGCTGACGCGGGAGGGCGGCGACGGGGCCGGTCCGGTCGACTTCTGCATCCCCTGCAACCCGTACTTCCCGACGCCGGAGATGTTCCAGGACATGGGGGCCAGGCTGCGGGACATCATCACCTACTACCCGAGCAGCGCCGACACCATCACGGCCGAGCTGTGCAGCCTGCTCCAACTCCCGCCGCAGTGCGTGGCGATGGGCAACGGCTCCACGGAGCTGATCACCTGGATCGACCACCTGATGGTCCGTGAGTCCCTCGCCATCCCCGTCCCCACGTTCGGCCGCTGGACCGACCAGCCGATGGAGACCGGCAAGCGGGTCGACATGTTCCCGCTGCAGGAGTCCAGCGGCTTCGCCCTGGACCTCGCGCAGTACGCCGAGTTCATCCGGGCCAGGGGCACACGGGTGGCGGTGATCTGCAACCCGAACAACCCCGACGGCGGCTACCTCCACAAGCACGCGCTCGTGCAGTTCATGGACGCGATGGCCGACCTGGACCTGGTCATCATCGACGAGTCCTTCCTGGAGTTCGCGGACGCCGAGCAGGATCCGTCGGTGGTCCAGGAGGCGATGCTGCGCCCGAACGTCATCGTGTTGCGCAGCCTCGGCAAGAACTTCGGCCTGCACGGCATCCGGTTCGGCTACCTGGTCGCCAACCCGGCCCTGGCCGGCATGGTCCGCACGATGCTGCCGAAGTGGAACCTCAACGCCTTCGCCGAGCACGTGGTGTTCATGCTGAAGAACCACGGCGCCGAGTACGCGCAGAGCCTCCATCAGGTGCGCCGGGACCGCCTCGACATGGCCAGCCAGCTCTCCGCGCTCCCCGGTCTGACGGTCTACCCGTCCCAGGGCAACTTCCTCTTCGTGCGCCTCCCCGTCGGCGCGGAAGGCACCGTGGTCCGGGACCGGATGCTCACCGAGCACCGGATCCTGGTCCGCGAGTGCGGCAACAAGATCGGTTCGTCCAGCCGCTTCCTGAGACTCGTGGTGCGCCCCCAGGTGGACGTGCGTCGCCTGGTGTCCGGCCTGGAGCAGGTGCTCTACGGGACCAGGAGGGGAGCCGCCGTACCCGAGCTGGGTACAGGGACCAACTACAGCTCGGGTACGGCGGCCGTGGACCGGCTGGTCAGCTCCACCAACGGCGCGGGGATGCAGGGGCTTGCCGCGCAGGCCATGGGCATGGGGGCGGGGATGCCTGCGGCGGCTCAGCCGCAGGCGGCGCCGCCGGGGACCGGCATGCCCATGCCGGCGCCGGCTCCTGTGGCCCCGATGCCCGCCCCGGCCCCCGTGGCCCCGATGCCCGCCCCGGCCCCCGTGGCCCCGATGCCGGCCCCGGCTCCCCTTGCGCCTGCGCCGATGCCGGCCCCCGCTCCCCCTGCGCCTGCGCCGATGCCGTTCCCGTCACCTGTGGCGCCGGCGGCTGCGGCTGCGGCTGCCATGCCTGGGCCTACGCCGCCGGGGGTGCCGGCGCGTGGGGGGCTTACCGCCGCGCAGGTTCGGGGTACGACTGGGCCGGGGTTGACTCCGGCACCGGCGACCGGGTGGCCGAACAGTCAGAGTTGGCCGAATGCGGCGGGGATGGGGCAGGTCGGGTAG
- a CDS encoding arabinan endo-1,5-alpha-L-arabinosidase: MSRTSRTSRTLRKRTALLALPTAALLALIPSTASAYPNPGRVTGSVVTHDPTMIRTSSGQYLLYATGGGIAGKTSSDRTAFSAGADAFGSRPGWWSTYSSVPEAWAPDISYQGGKYLMYYSVSKFGSNTSAIGLATSSTGRPGSWTDQGAVYTSSSSSDYNAIDPNLFVDGDGKWWLSFGSWWTGIKMIQVNPSTGKQLSSNTTRYSLASRPTGTKAVEAPYIVKRGSYYYLFASYDTCCAGTSSTYKVKVGRATSVTGPYVDKNGVSMMNNGGTAVLESHGSVIGPGGQSIMNDSDGDLIVYHYYDGNDNGTPKLGINLLNWGTGWPVAY; the protein is encoded by the coding sequence ATGAGCCGCACGAGCCGCACGAGCCGCACACTCCGCAAACGAACCGCCCTCCTCGCCCTCCCCACGGCCGCCCTCCTCGCCCTGATCCCCTCCACGGCGTCGGCCTATCCCAACCCCGGCCGGGTCACCGGCTCCGTCGTCACGCACGACCCGACGATGATCCGCACCTCGTCCGGCCAGTACCTGCTGTACGCCACCGGCGGCGGCATCGCCGGCAAGACCTCGTCCGACCGCACCGCCTTCAGCGCGGGCGCCGACGCCTTCGGCAGCCGTCCCGGCTGGTGGTCGACCTACTCCTCCGTGCCGGAGGCCTGGGCGCCGGACATCTCGTACCAAGGCGGCAAGTACCTGATGTACTACTCCGTCTCGAAGTTCGGCTCGAACACGTCCGCCATCGGCCTCGCCACCTCCAGCACCGGCCGGCCGGGCAGTTGGACGGACCAGGGCGCCGTCTACACGTCCAGCTCCTCCAGCGACTACAACGCCATCGACCCCAACCTCTTCGTCGACGGCGACGGCAAGTGGTGGCTGTCCTTCGGCAGTTGGTGGACCGGCATCAAGATGATCCAGGTCAACCCGTCCACCGGGAAGCAGCTCTCCTCCAACACCACCCGGTACTCGCTCGCCTCCCGCCCGACCGGGACCAAGGCGGTCGAAGCGCCCTACATCGTCAAGCGGGGCAGCTACTACTACCTCTTCGCCTCCTACGACACCTGCTGCGCCGGCACCAGCTCCACCTACAAGGTCAAGGTCGGCCGCGCCACCAGCGTCACCGGGCCGTACGTCGACAAGAACGGCGTCTCGATGATGAACAACGGCGGCACCGCGGTCCTGGAGTCGCACGGCAGCGTCATCGGCCCCGGCGGACAGTCGATCATGAACGACTCCGACGGCGACCTGATCGTCTACCACTACTACGACGGCAACGACAACGGCACGCCCAAGCTGGGCATCAACCTTCTGAACTGGGGCACCGGATGGCCCGTCGCCTACTGA